GAAGTCGCTGCCGGCCGCATGATTATTCCCGCAAACGTGAACCATCCCGAACTGGAGCCGATGTGCATCGGCGTGGCCTCGCTTTGCAAGATCAACGCAAATATCGGCAACTCTGCCGTCAGCTCGAATGTTGACGAAGAACTGAAGAAGCTGCATACGTCCGTCCACTACGGTGCGGACACGGTCATGGACCTCTCGACTGGCGGCGACATTCACTCCATCCGCGAAGAAATCCTGCACCACTCCCCGGTTCCGATTGGCACCGTCCCTATCTACGAAGCGGTTTCGAGAGTGAAGCGCATCGAAGACCTGACGGCCGACATCATGCTCGAAGTCGTGGAGGAGCAGGCGGCACAGGGCGTAGATTACATGACCATCCACGCGGGGTTGCTGGTCCAGCACCTGCCGTTGGTGGCGCGGCGCATAACAGGCATCGTGAGCCGTGGCGGCGCAATCCTGGCGCAGTGGATGGCACACCATCACAAGCAGAACTTCCTCTACGATCGCTTTGACGACTTCACGAAGATCATGGCGAAGTACGACGTCTCGTACTCGCTCGGCGACGGCTTGCGTCCAGGCTGCATAGCCGACGCTAGTGATGAAGCGCAGTATGCCGAGTTGAAGACGCTGGGCGAGTTGACAAAGAGCGCGTGGAAGCGCGACGTGCAGGTGATGATCGAAGGTCCGGGCCACGTTCCAATCGATAAGATCAAGGAACAAGTGGACAAGGAAGTGGAATGGTGCGATGGCGCGCCGTTCTACACACTTGGACCGCTGGTCACGGATATCGCTCCGGGGTATGACCACATTACATCGGCCATAGGCGCGGCCATGATTGGCTGGTACGGCGCAGCGATGCTCTGCTACGTGACACCGAAGGAGCACCTCGGCCTTCCGAACGACAAGGACGTAAAGGACGGCATCATCGCGTACAAGATTGCCGCACACGCGGCGGACCTGGCGCGGCATCGTCCCGGCGTGCAGGAGCGCGACAACGCCATCAGCCACGCACGTTACGTTTTCGACTGGGAGAAGCAGTTCGAGCTGTCGCTTGATCCCGAAACGGCGCGCTCGATGCACGATGAAACGCTGCCCGATAAGTTTTATAAGGAAGCTGCGTTCTGCTCGATGTGCGGCCCGAAATTCTGCTCGATGAATTACTCCTCCAAGGTCGATGAGTACAACAAGCAGGTACACGGGCTTGAGAAGACGGACTACTCGGGCCTGGTAGAGAAGGTAGAAAAGTTGGTTCACCTCAAGTAAGCCGAACGTTCGTCTTCAAGAACGTTGGCAAAAATCCGCAACGAAAAGAGCCGCGCCTCGTGTGCGGCTGTTTTGTTATCACCAGTTGTATCAATCGAGATCTGAGGCGATCCTGACACCATCGCGTGTCTGCGGTTTGCGAGTTGATTGTGAGCGACGCAACTGGCGGGTCCTAACCTGACCACTCGCCTTCCGCTTGGCGCTCTTTCGCGTGGCCGGTTTGCGAATAGTGCTGCGGGTTGAGTTCGCTTGCGCAGTTCCGGATGGGGACGAAGTCAGATTTGGAGCAGGAATCTTCACTGGCCCGAACGGCTTGTCCTGTTGCATAGAAGAAGTGGCACGGAGTTTCTTCACATCGAGCGGGTTGGCGGGGCGGCGGTTTGCTAACGCAGCGAGCAGGAGTATAAGGGCGATCGTGATCACCGCGGCAGCAACGGCTGCTTGCTTATACGCACGCTGCCTCAGCCCCTGGCGCGATACGGAATGCGTCACGGCGCCGGTCGCCGGAATGTGCGGCGGACGAATTCCTGGCGTAAACCGTGGCGGATTCAAGCCCGCAACTTCGCTCGCCCTCGATACGGCCGGCGGCACGGGAGAGTGTGTCGGCGTCGACTGCGAGGCCTCCTGTTGGGAATCCTTTTTCTGCGATTGCTGCTCCTCGCGGTTGCGGTCGTTGGTCGCGGTTGGCTCAACTGGAGGTTCTACGTAAGACTCACGCTGGCGTTGCTCTTCACGCTGCGGCTGAACATGCGAGGCTTGCTCCGGTGCACTTCGCGCTGTTTCCGCATGGGCGCGCCGCGCAGCTTCTTCCCTGGCGAGAACTTTGTCACGCGCCATTTCCGACTCTCGGCGCTCCTGGCCGACAACTTCGGCGCGCACAGGCGGCGGTTCTTTGATGGACTGACTCGCGATGCGCTCGCGTTGTAAGCGTTCCCGCAGTTCGCGATCTGAACGCTCACGTTCGAGTTGCGCGGTACGCAACTGTGCTGCCACACGTGCGCGTTCCTGCTCCTGTGCTTCAATTTCCGCATCTCGCAAGGCACGACGTTCGGCCTGGCGATGGCTATGGGCGACAAGGGCCGCACGCAGTCGCTCGCTTCCCTGTTGCAGGCACTCAGCGGCTTTTGCTCGGACAACGCTCAGCAGCCCCCCAAACTTGGAGATAAATCCAGGAACGCCCCGCTCAGCATCGCGACGGAGACGCAGGGATTCCGCGTATGGCGAATAGAGGGAAAGGTCGTCCCGGCGGAGAGGTTGCGAATCCGGCTGTGTGGCGAACGCCGTATTGCGACCAAGCACTCCGGGAGCGACGTAGATAGGAAGACCTGCCATGTTGAGTTCGGAGGCGCGCGTCATCGCGTCGTCCGTCGCCAGGCGCTCGACGCGAACTTCCAGGTCTGCTTCGGTCGCACACTTCTGAAGCGGATGCACGTACTCGAGTTCAAAACCGGCGGCACACAGTTCCGCGACGAGCTGCGAAACAGCCTGGGGGTCATCCGTTCGGATGCGTGCCAGTGGCATCAAAACACCTGTTCAATAAAGTTCGATGTAGCGGCATGCAGAAGCAGCAGGTATTTAGACGCAGATTCGGAGCATAAGGTGGCCAGAGGAAAGCAGCAGTTGGTGCGATCCACGCCCTTTAAGGACTACGAGTAACGATCTCAGTGCAAGTTGGCGAAGTCCATGCCCTCGGCGTATTGCAACCCGGCGATCTGCGTTGCCCGGAACTGTACTTCGAGATACGCCTGCATGATCTCTATGTGGAGGAGTTCACGCTCATGCGGAGTGCGGCACTCCGTACGGACACGGTCGAGCGCAAGGTAGCGATCGTGGGCTTCAATGAAGCGATGCATGGCGGGGTACATAGGGCAGGAATACTCCTGCTCGAGTCGAATGAAAATACGAGCAACGCCTTAAGCGCTCTTAAGGAAATAACGCTGGCCGCGCATAAGGGACTGAGCCGATGAAGTCGGTCAGAGATGACGGTACAAATTACGCCACATATTCTGATGGGCGCACCCATCTACTTCGCGCCTTCAAGCGCGGCCGCAGCCCGATTGAGCGCCGCCTTTAGCGTAGCTAACTGCTTGTTCATGCGTTCCGCATCGTTCTTGTCGATTGCTTCGTTCACCCCTGGGATAACAACCGCGGCGTATCCGGTGTATTCGCCAGGAGCGTAGATGGCGTGCCGAAACCACGGCCTGTTGGGAAGCCCTTCGGTAAGCAGTGCGCGCTCGGCGGCGCGCAAAGCAGAGTTCAGGGCCGGCAGATTTGCGGTGCGATTCCGCTGCAAATCCCAAGTCGATTTGCCAGCGGCCTGAAATCTTCGCGCAGCTTCCAAAGGTTCAGCGAAGGCGGTTAATGGAAGACTGCTCTCTTCGGCGCGCTTGCGAGCCGCCTCTATGTAGCTGATGATTTCCTTTCCGTACTGCGCGTAATCGTAGGGCAAGACATCGGCCTCGGCCATGCGAAGCACTTCAAGGCCAAGGATGCGCGCCATCTGCTGTTCGTAGGCAAACGTTGGGTCGCCGAACTTCTTGAACCACGCGAAGTTGTCGAAGACAGAGTGATAGACGCCGTATGGGCCACCGGAGCCCACGTCGGTGGACGGCACGCCGAAGTGTTGCAAAAAGGCGGTGTAGTCGGAGCCACTGCCGAGATCGCCAATATGAACGTCTTCGGTGGTCTCGGCGGCAGGCGCACGGCGCGGCAGCCCGCTTACGTCGGGATTTTGCTGTGAAGGCTTGCGCCCTCGTTCAACCGTGGTTCGCCACACCTCGTACACGTTCGCGCCCCTCGGGCTTGGCACGGCACGCGTGATGTCGCGAATGAACTGCTTCAGGCTGGGAACGGCGGAGGCTCCGAAGTTAGGGCCGGCCACCGCAACGTCGGTATTGAAGTATGCCACCGCATCCCTGAGCTGAGCGGCGTATTGCTCGGCAAATTCAGTGGAGCCCATCAAACCCTGTTCTTCGGCATCCCAGCTTCCAAAAACAATCGTGCGCTTGGGCCGCCAACCAGCCTTGATTAGCGTTCCGAGGCCGTGAACCGCCTCCAGCATTGCAGCTGTTCCGCTGACCGGATCGACTGCGCCGTACACCCATGCGTCGCGATGATTACCGGCGACAACCCACTCATCCGGGTAGGTGCTGCCGCGAAGCGTGCCAACTACGTTCCAGATGGTGCGGTACTTGTAATCCTGCTTGAGGTGCATGCGCACGCGGACGGGACCGGGGCCGACGTGGTAAGTGAACGGAAGCGCGCCCTGCCATTCGCGGGGCGACTCCGGCCCAGCGAGATTCGCCAGGAGTGGCTGCGCGTCGGCATACGAAAGTGGCGTGGTTGGGATCTTTGGCAGGTTCGCCGCCTTCTCGGGCGGAGTGCGGCGCGAGTCAGGCAGCGTTGGAACAGAGGCAATGCCCGGCGTCGTTGGGTCGCCGGGATACTGAAACATGTACTCGATCGATCCGCGCTGCACGCCCGTTTCCGGACGATACGGTCCACGAGGATACATATCGCCACGGAAAAAACCGTCATCAGCGGGATCGGAGTAGATGATGACCCCGGCTGCGCCGGCCTGTTCGGCGACGAACGACTTCACGCCACGGAAATTCTGGCCATAGCGAACAAGGATGATCTTGCCGCGAACATCTATGTTGAAATCCTTCAACTTCTTGAGGTCTTCCGGACGCCCGTAGTTGGCGTATACGACTTCGGCTTCCACATCGCAGGAAGGCGAACCGCCGTTGAAGGCGATCACAATGCGCGGGTCGTTCTGGAACGGGTCATCGGCGACGCGCTCCGGTGTTGGCCCTCGCATCTTCAGCGTGGGCGGAGCCGAAGTCTCCACAGTAACCTCGACGGGATAATTCATCCAAACCTTGTACTCTTCGATGCGCGTCTCCAGGCCTGCTTCACGGAAGCGCTGGGCAACGTACTCCGCCGTCTTGAAATCCTCGATCGTACCGGACATGTGCGGCGCGGCGCTGAGCGTTTGCATGTGCTGCTCCGCCATTTTGGGATCGGGCACGGCCATGAAGCGCTCTTCCAGTTGCCGCTGCACGGCAGCGTTGCGAAATCCAGTGATGGCAGAAGCTGCAAACCTGGTGTCCGACTGCTGCGCGGGAGCGGCGGGTGCGAGAAGTGCAAGGATGAGAACAGCGGCAAATAGGCGCTTCATAGCGCTCCTGGCTAACGGAGACTTTTGGTCACACGCGTGAACGCAAAAAGAACGCTACAGCTTACACTAGGAAAGGCGCGGTACAAACGCGAAGGGACCTCGACTTGGACGAAAGCAGACGCGGCGACACAAAAGAAGAGCAATCCTACTTACCGGGCGAAGACGTAAGCTCCGGCGCTACGGACGACCGCGCCTTGCAATCCATTGCATCGGACGAGACCGTTGCTCCGCAGATTGCGCCAGGCTCAGTGACCATGCCGCACGTCGTAAGGGCGCTGCGGCATCGCGATTTTCGCCTCTTCTGGGGCGGCAATTTCCTATCGAACATTGGGACGTGGATGCAGAGCGTCGCGCAGGGCTGGCTGGTGCTGCAACTCGCACCAAATAACTCGGCCTTCTGGCTCGGGGTGATAGGCTTTGCCGCTTCAGCGCCTATGTTGGTGTTCACCATGATCGGCGGCGTGATTGCCGACCGCCTCGATAAGCGCAAGCTGATGATGTGGACACAGTCCGCGATGATGCTGACGGCTTTTGCGATGTGGGGAATCACATTTACGCACGTCGTGAACATTCCCTTGATCGTACTTCTCGCGTTCATCAACGGACTGGCGATGTCGCTGAATTCTCCGAGCTACCAGGCGCTAGTGCCGGAACTTGTACCGCGTGAAGACCTGGCGAACGCCATCGCGATGAACTCTGCGCAATTCAATATGTCGAGGGTGCTAGGGCCAACGCTGGGAGGATTTGCCATGGCCTGGCTCGGCATTTCCGGAAACTTTTTCCTGAATGCGTTGAGCTTTGTAGCCGTGCTGATCGCACTGGCTCAGATCACTTATCCGCCGGTGTATCCCGCGAACGGCAGTACGACACTCTGGGAAACGCTGGGAGAAGGCTTCCGGTACATCTTCGATCACAAGGAGATGCTGCTACTGCTTGTGCTTGTAATGCTGGCAAGCGTCTTCGGTATCCCATTCGTGATCTTTGTACCTCTGTTTGCGAAAGAACTGCTGCACCTCGGGGAGCGTGGCTTTGGGTTGCTGCTGGCCTCGCAAGGAGTTGGCGCGTTCCTTGGCGCGGCCACCATCGCCTATATCAGAAGCATCCCGTGTCGTGGACGATTCGTAGTTCGCGCGGCAGTCTCGTTCTATGTCTTCATCATCCTGTTCACGTTCTCGCGAAATTTCATACTTTCCTCGATACTGCTGGCGGGGATCGGTTATTGCATGGTGCTGATGGTCGCAACGGTGAATACGCTGCTCCAGCATCTTTCTGCCGACGAAATGCGTGGCCGGGTGATGAGCATGTACGCGACTGCTTTCCTGGGCTTTGCTCCCATAGGCAGTTTGCTTGCCGGTTCTCTGGCGGAAACGCTTACCGCGCCCGTCGCAATCGCAGCACTATCCTCGATCGCACTTGTGGCGACGATTGCGATCTACTACACGCGTACTGAGTTGAGGTGCGTGGACTAGCGCGGCAGCACGCACCGCGCACAGGCATCTGCGGGCTGATTGTTTGCAGCCGCTTTCGGCAACGCACGAGCCGCCAGAGCGCCCGCAACGAACATGCCAGCGGCGCACACGGCCGAAATCCACGTGCCAGTACGCCCGGACTCCAATTCGTGCGTCTGCATGCCGATATTCGTGTAGTGGTACACCAGGTTCCATCCCCAGTGCATCCCCACCGTGAGCCAAACGGAACGCGTAACGTAGAGTGGCCACGCAAATGCGATTCCGAGCACGAAGAGGAACGTCCACAATGCGATTCCACGATCGAGCACGTAGATGTGATTGAGGACGAAGATCAGCGCCGAGACAACGACGAACACGGCGCCGGTACGCCAATTGCCGTTTCGGAGCACATAGGATCGGGTCAGCACATCTTCCGAAGCCGAAGCGAAGAATGAGCCGACGGCAATGCCCAGCATGGGCAGCAACAGCGCCCGCAGCGGGACGAAAGCATCCACGGCATAAAGACCGGCCCTGTTGCCGATAAGCTGGGCGAAGGCGGAGAACGCGATGCCAATCGCCAATCCTACGATCAGGTTGAACCACCAACCACGGTGAAGAAGAAAGTAGTATCCACGCAGGCCATCGGTCCCCATTGCGCAACTGACGAAATAGGCGACCAGAAAGAACACCGCGCTGACGGCCAGCCAGACCAGGCGATTTGGCAGCAAGTAGTCGTAGATGCCCTGCGGGGCCTGGTAACAGATGAATAGAACGGTGAACCCGCCGAGAATCTGCAGTGATCTGGCTTTCTTCATTGATGGAAGAGCGCTCCTGCTTCCGAATATAGAGCGCGATTACTTTCGCTTCACGACTTTTTTTGCGGCTTCGACGATGTAAGGAGCGGCAAGCCCGTATTTCTCCATTAACTGCTCGGGCGTGGCGCTCTCGGAGTAGGTGTTGTTGATGCCGACGAATTCGATGGGCACGGGACGTGACATAGCTGCGGAACGTGCGACCCGCGAACCGAGACCGCCATCGAGCAAGTGCTCTTCTGCGGTAACGATGGCACCGCACTCGCTGGCGGCCAGCGCAATCGCTTCGTGGTCCAGCGGCTTGAGCGTGTGCATATCGAGAACGCGGGCGGCGATTCCCTCTTCCTGCAACTGCGCCTGCGCTTGGAGCGCGTACCCAACTTCGAAACCACACGCAACGATGGCAACGTCGCGTCCAATGCCATGTAACTTGGCTCTGCCGATCTGGAAAGTATCAGCTGCGGAATAGATGATCGGCGCCTTGGCGCGGCCGGTTCTCATGTAGCACGGGCCGACCAGCTCCGCCATCTGTTTGACGAGCGCACGCGTAGAAAACTCGTCAGCTGGACACAGTACGGTAAAACCGGGAAGCGCGCAGGCAAGAGCGAAGTCCTCGACCGACTGCTGGCTCGGACCGTCTTCGCCGATGGAAATGCCGCCATGCGATCCGACGAACTTGGCATTAACGTGTGGATACGCCGCGCACATCCGTAACTGGTCGTAGCCCTTATCACAGAGGAACACAGCGAAAGACGAGGCAAATGGCAGTTTGCCGGCCAGCGCGAGTCCGCCTGCGATTCCGACCATATTGGCTTCTGCAATACCAACGCTGAAGAAGCGGTCGGGAAACTCCTTAGCGAAGGTGGCGCTGAAGGTGGACTTTGCAAGGTCGGCATCGAGTACGATGAGGCTCGGATTCGTGCGGCCAAGCTCGGCCAGCGCTTGTCCATAAGCTTCGCGAGTCGCGACACCCATCTTCATTTCGAATTTGGTGCTAATAGTTGTCATGTTCACGCTTCCGTGTTCACGCTGGCCGTTGATTGTGCGTTTGTGATTTACGCGAACTTCGCTTCGAGTTCTTTCACTGCGGCTTCCACTTCTTCGGGCTTGGGAGCTACGCCGTGCCACTTCACGTTGTTTTCCATGAATGACACGCCCTTGCCTTTGACGGTGCTGGCGATGATTGCCGTTGGCCTCTCGCTCATGTTGGCGCGAGCCTGCTCGAGTGCGGGGATGACCTGCGCGAAGTTATGACCGTCGATGTCGACAGCATTCCAGCCGAAGGCGCGAAACTTTTCCGACAGGGGTTCTACGCGAACAATTTTCTCGGTCCAGTCATCAAGCTGTTGCTTATTGTTGTCCAGAATGACAGTCAGGTTGTTCAGCTTGTGGGCGGACGCAAACATGGCGGCCTCCCAGTTCTGGCCTTCCTGGATTTCTCCGTCACCTACCATGACGAAAGTGTGAAAGTCCTTGTTGTCGAGCTTTGCCGCAAGCGCCATTCCTATGCCGATGGAAATTCCCTGCCCGAGCGAGCCGGTTGAAGCCTCAAGAATGGGCAACATGCGTCGATCCGGATGTCCCTGCAAAGGCGAGTCTAGCTTGCGCAGTGTCGGCAGCAATGCCGCATCGATGTATCCGGCCGCCGCGAGTACGGCATAAAGCGCGGGGACGCCATGGCCCTTAGAAAGGATGAAGCGGTCGCGGTCAGGCCAGTCCGGGCGAGCGGGATCATGATGCAGCACGCGAAAATAGAGAGCGGCGAGCAACTCCACTTCCGACAAGGAACCGCCCGGATGCCCGCTGCCGGCGGCACCAATCATCCTGACGATGTCAATCCGCAACCGGTTCGACAGACGCTTGAGTTCATCGATGGATTCGATCCGTTGAGCTGTCATGAAAGTCGACTCTCCTGGCTTCTGCTGGCGGGCAGATGGAAGGGCGCAATCTATTGATGCGCACTGGCCCACACAGGCGAACAGTCTGATCATGGGTCCGACGGTGTCAACATCACAGGGGTGTTGTGAGTTACGCCGCTGGCGCGGGAACGCTCCCGGCCTTGGTACCGCGTGCGAGTTGCGGAAGCGCCTGCGGCGGCTCTTCCATCCACTTGCGTATTCCGGGCAGCGCCTGTCTCATACATTCCTCACCGACGCTGATCAGCTCGCCAGAGCGGTCAAACGCGTCATAGGAAAATCCGTCTACATTGGGTTCGAGCACGAGGTCGGCATACGCCTTCCAGTACCCTGTCATTCGTGCCTGTGCGATTGAGAAGCACTGGCCGATAACATCGAACAGGTGACGAGGCCCGCGTAGCTGAACCCAATGCGCGCTGAGATAAACGCCAATGACGCGGTCTGCGCCCATGTCGCGCAAAGGTAACGTGGGCACGGCGTGCGCGAGCATGCCGTCCACCAGCATTCGGCCATCGAGTTCCACCGGGAGGAACATCCCGGGATAGGCGCAACTGGCGCGAGCAGGTCCGAGAAGCGGGCCCGAGCGGAAGACAACGCCTTCGCCGGTAATGAAATCGGTGGCGGCGATGGCGAGTGGAGTCTTGAGTTCCTCAAAGGTCTTTGCCCGCACGATGCGGCTGAGGAAGGTTTCCATGCGATCGTTGTTGCAGAAGCCGTAGCGCGAGAGTGTCCAGCGCGCAAAGTCGCGGAAGCGCACCAGCGAAGAAATCTCCTCCAACTGACGGGCAGAAACTCCGCTGCAATAAGCAGCACCGATGATCGCACCAACACTCGTTCCGGCGACGAAATCCACCGGAATGCCTTCTTCTTCCAATACCTTGAGAACGCCAATGTGGGCGATACCGCGCGCGAATCCGCCACCTAACGCCAGTCCGAGCTTGGGACGCTGGTAGGGCGCGGGAAGCGACGGCGCAGGGCGGCGATTAAGTTCTGTGGTGAAAGCGCGGAAGGACCTGGCGAACTTCGAAAACGGATTCACGGTTGGCTGCGGCTCAGTGTGGCCTCGCTACTTAGGATGCAGAGCCCTTGCGCTGCGATGCACTACATGGCCGCACCCTTGATGCTACCTAAGCTGCTGGCTGCCTTCGGCGTATAGCTTGTGGGCAATCCGAAGAGTATTGGCGTGCGCCTCGGCCGTCCGCTCGATCGGGTCGCCATAGCCGCCGCCGAGAGTCACTACAACAGGCACGTGCGCAGCACGGCAGGCCTGCAACACGAGGCGATCACGGTGGCGAAGTCCGTCTGTGGTGACGGCGAGCCTGCCGAGCAGGTCGCAATCGAGCGGATCGACACCGGACTGGTAGAAGATGACCTTCGGCACGAACTCGAATACGCGCGGCAACACGTTCTCCACGGCAGCAAGGTATTCCTCGTCGGCTACGGCATCTTCCAGTTCGACATCGATCTTGCTGCGCTGCTTGCGGAACAGAAAATTCTTGCGTCCGTGAACAGACAACGTAAGCACATTCGGGTCGTGCTCGAAGATGAGCGCGGTGCCATCGCCCTGGTGAACGTCGAGGTCGATAACGGCGGCACGATGCAAGCCGTGCTGCTTTCTCAGCCAGTGAACAGCAACGGCAATGTCATTGAATACGCAAAACCCGGCACCTTGATTGCGGAACGCGTGATGCGTGCCGCCGGCGAGATTGCCTCCGAAGCCAAATGCGATGGCTCGGGCGGCTGCGGCGAGCGTTCCGCCCACGCTGGCCAGTGTGCGACTTACCAGCTGCTCTGACCATGGAAAACCTATTCGCCTCTGCACTTGTGCCGGCAAGGCGCCGGCGAGGAACTGGTCGACGTACTCCGAATCGTGCGCGAGCTTGAGAGTCTCGACTGGAGCAAACGGCGCGGCAACGAACGAAAACTGGCCGTCCCCCATGAGCAGTTCACGGAGCAGACGATACTTGCGGACGGGGAACCTGTGCCCTTCCGGAAGCGGGATTTCGTGATGATCGCAGTAGTAGAGTGTGCTAGTCATTCAACTTCGAGTGGTAGCCGGCCACCGACAAGCCGTCCGTCATTGTAAACATAATGTGGATGCGTGAAAGCCTTGCCACGAGAGCGTCTCGGCTGTTTTGAAGCCGGTCGGGGGCTGCCGCAGAGATGCTTGTCAGGCAGGCGTCGCGTCTGTAACACTAGCCTGCTTCGCATTTCCAAGGAGAGGCCGGTTCTGACGACCGTTCGCGAAATTTCGGCTGGAGGTATCGTGCTGCGCTTCTTAGGAGGCGCTTGGCATGTGGCCGTTATCGAACCAGAAACACGAAACAGCGACGACGCGGCCAAGCCTGGCGCGAAACAGAAGACCATCTTCGCGTTGCCAAAAGGCGCGGTCGATCCAGGCGAGCGTCCCGAGCAGGCCGCGGCTCGCGAGGTCTTCGAAGAAACAGGCGTGCGCGTCCGGCGCATTGCAAAACTTACGGACATCAAGTACTTCTACCAACGCACATGGGGCGGTCGCGAGCGCGTATTCAAAGTCGTAAGCTTTTACCTGTTCATCTATCGCTCGGGAAAACTCGGCGAGATTGCGCCAGAGATGCGCATAGAGGTTCGCCAGGCGGATTGGCTGCCGCTGGAGGATGCTCCTCGCAAGCTTAGCTACAAAGGCGAACGCGAGGTTGCAAAGCTGGCACTGGAATACGTGCGCAACAACCCTGACCTGCACGAGCGTGCGCTGGTTCCACCCGCGCAGGGGCGTAGCGGAGACGTCGCGCATTCGGGGAATCCCGGTCATCGGGGAAAGCCCGGGCGTCCAGCAGGCCAAAAGATTCGACCCAAGAACGATACGAAGCGCGGCTGAGTCCGCGGAGGGAATTCTTGCCACAAACGTTGCACATAGAGAAGCACTTCACGTCGAGCGCTACCGTGCGCGATGTCGTAATCGGAATGGCCGACGGGCTGACCGTACCTTTCGCCCTTGCCGCCGGACTGACCGGCGCGATCGATGTGAGTCGAATCGTGGTAGTGGCCGGCTTGGCGGAAATAGCCGCGGGATCGATTGCAATGGGATTGGGCGGCTACATGGCTGCCCGCAGCGACGCCGAACACTACGTCAGCGAGCGCGAACGCGAGGTGCGCGAGGTCAGCGAGAAACCGCAAGAAGAAGCCGACGAAGTCACGGAGGTGTTCCAGACATATGGACTTTCTCCCGACGAAAGTGGGCCGGCGGTGGCGGCGCTCTGCCGGCGCCCGAAAGATTGGGTGGACTTCATGATGCGCTTCGAACTCGGGTTGGAAGCGCCAGATCCAAAGCGGGCCTACCGGAGCGCGGTAACAATCGCCGGATCGTACATTGCCGGAGGCCTCATTCCACTCTCACCTTACATGCTGACCCACTCTGCGAGTTCGGCGTTGGGGTTTTCTGTTTTTGTCACTTTGGTGGCGCTTGGCGTCTTCGGCTTTATCAAGGGGCGATTTACCGGGATGAACCCTCTCCGCAGTGCGTCACAAACGGTTGTGATCGGTGGCACAGCCGCGGCCGCAGCCTTTCTGATTGCGCGCTGGATCTCGTAAGTCACACATTCTTAGAAATTTGCTTGACTGAATGAGCGCTCATTCAGTATGTTTATATCAACTTAATACGGCGCGCATCGTTGCCATCCTCACCCCACATTTTCGATGCGCGCCCCTCCTATTTTCAGGGCTTTTTTCTTTATAGAACATTTCTTCGGGGCCTTATCGCGCTGGGGATTTCACAATGCTTTGCAACGGCAGAACCTTGCTCGCGAAGAATTGCCATGCCCCACGTGTGCCGCATCCAATCCTAAGTAGTTCGCCAGCGCGCAGGTATGCGCGCCAGTTTCCCTGCCCTAACGGACAATGCCATTCGCGAGCGCTTCTCACGGCCACACTGCCGTCCAGCTCCCTTTGCGAATGCTTCGGAGACGCACGCTGATGCAGAAGAGGATTGAAAGAGTCGTCGTCCTTGGCGCCGGGACCATGGGCTCCCGAATCGCCGCTCACCTCGCCAACGCCGGAATCCCCTGCTATCTGCTCGACATCGTGCCACCTGGCGCTGAGGCGAAGGCGCGCAACAGCTTCGCTGAGATGGGACTGGAGGGCGCCAAAAAATCGAAGCTGGCGGCGTTCTTCGAACCGAACCTTGCGAGGCTGGTAAC
Above is a genomic segment from Clostridia bacterium containing:
- a CDS encoding histone deacetylase, with translation MTSTLYYCDHHEIPLPEGHRFPVRKYRLLRELLMGDGQFSFVAAPFAPVETLKLAHDSEYVDQFLAGALPAQVQRRIGFPWSEQLVSRTLASVGGTLAAAARAIAFGFGGNLAGGTHHAFRNQGAGFCVFNDIAVAVHWLRKQHGLHRAAVIDLDVHQGDGTALIFEHDPNVLTLSVHGRKNFLFRKQRSKIDVELEDAVADEEYLAAVENVLPRVFEFVPKVIFYQSGVDPLDCDLLGRLAVTTDGLRHRDRLVLQACRAAHVPVVVTLGGGYGDPIERTAEAHANTLRIAHKLYAEGSQQLR
- a CDS encoding NUDIX domain-containing protein gives rise to the protein MLRFLGGAWHVAVIEPETRNSDDAAKPGAKQKTIFALPKGAVDPGERPEQAAAREVFEETGVRVRRIAKLTDIKYFYQRTWGGRERVFKVVSFYLFIYRSGKLGEIAPEMRIEVRQADWLPLEDAPRKLSYKGEREVAKLALEYVRNNPDLHERALVPPAQGRSGDVAHSGNPGHRGKPGRPAGQKIRPKNDTKRG
- a CDS encoding patatin-like phospholipase family protein, coding for MNPFSKFARSFRAFTTELNRRPAPSLPAPYQRPKLGLALGGGFARGIAHIGVLKVLEEEGIPVDFVAGTSVGAIIGAAYCSGVSARQLEEISSLVRFRDFARWTLSRYGFCNNDRMETFLSRIVRAKTFEELKTPLAIAATDFITGEGVVFRSGPLLGPARASCAYPGMFLPVELDGRMLVDGMLAHAVPTLPLRDMGADRVIGVYLSAHWVQLRGPRHLFDVIGQCFSIAQARMTGYWKAYADLVLEPNVDGFSYDAFDRSGELISVGEECMRQALPGIRKWMEEPPQALPQLARGTKAGSVPAPAA
- a CDS encoding transketolase, with the translated sequence MTAQRIESIDELKRLSNRLRIDIVRMIGAAGSGHPGGSLSEVELLAALYFRVLHHDPARPDWPDRDRFILSKGHGVPALYAVLAAAGYIDAALLPTLRKLDSPLQGHPDRRMLPILEASTGSLGQGISIGIGMALAAKLDNKDFHTFVMVGDGEIQEGQNWEAAMFASAHKLNNLTVILDNNKQQLDDWTEKIVRVEPLSEKFRAFGWNAVDIDGHNFAQVIPALEQARANMSERPTAIIASTVKGKGVSFMENNVKWHGVAPKPEEVEAAVKELEAKFA
- a CDS encoding VIT1/CCC1 transporter family protein, encoding MPQTLHIEKHFTSSATVRDVVIGMADGLTVPFALAAGLTGAIDVSRIVVVAGLAEIAAGSIAMGLGGYMAARSDAEHYVSEREREVREVSEKPQEEADEVTEVFQTYGLSPDESGPAVAALCRRPKDWVDFMMRFELGLEAPDPKRAYRSAVTIAGSYIAGGLIPLSPYMLTHSASSALGFSVFVTLVALGVFGFIKGRFTGMNPLRSASQTVVIGGTAAAAAFLIARWIS
- a CDS encoding transketolase C-terminal domain-containing protein; protein product: MTTISTKFEMKMGVATREAYGQALAELGRTNPSLIVLDADLAKSTFSATFAKEFPDRFFSVGIAEANMVGIAGGLALAGKLPFASSFAVFLCDKGYDQLRMCAAYPHVNAKFVGSHGGISIGEDGPSQQSVEDFALACALPGFTVLCPADEFSTRALVKQMAELVGPCYMRTGRAKAPIIYSAADTFQIGRAKLHGIGRDVAIVACGFEVGYALQAQAQLQEEGIAARVLDMHTLKPLDHEAIALAASECGAIVTAEEHLLDGGLGSRVARSAAMSRPVPIEFVGINNTYSESATPEQLMEKYGLAAPYIVEAAKKVVKRK